A stretch of Gemmatimonas aurantiaca T-27 DNA encodes these proteins:
- the pstA gene encoding phosphate ABC transporter permease PstA translates to MREQMRLGTQRRRHGVFMTTLAWTAGLVALLPLVLILTHLIVHGLGQITPTFLTSVPAPPGVRGGGVANGIVGSALLVIIALGIAVPVGIGAGLYLAEHGATRFARLVRLLADVLGGLPSIVMGIVAWELIVRPAGHFSAWAGGVALGLLVIPLVTRATEEMVRLVPSSLAEAALALGYPQWRTALTIVLRTAMPGVVTSIFIALARVAGETAPLLFTAFGNPFWSVDPSRPIAALPLQIYAYAQSPYEEWRGHAWAGALLLLVLVAGIGLGSRAVLRARARLFATVRSTRASDG, encoded by the coding sequence ATGCGTGAACAAATGCGCCTGGGCACGCAGCGCCGGCGACATGGTGTGTTCATGACCACACTGGCCTGGACCGCGGGGCTCGTGGCGCTGCTTCCGCTGGTGCTCATCCTCACGCATCTGATCGTGCACGGTTTGGGGCAGATCACCCCCACGTTCCTCACAAGTGTGCCGGCTCCACCTGGGGTGCGTGGAGGTGGTGTCGCCAATGGCATCGTCGGTTCGGCGCTGCTGGTGATCATTGCGCTTGGCATTGCCGTGCCGGTTGGCATCGGTGCAGGTCTCTATCTGGCTGAACACGGAGCCACGCGCTTCGCACGATTGGTGCGATTGTTGGCGGATGTCCTGGGTGGGCTGCCTTCCATCGTGATGGGTATCGTGGCCTGGGAGCTCATCGTGCGTCCCGCCGGGCATTTTTCTGCCTGGGCCGGTGGTGTGGCCCTTGGCCTACTGGTGATTCCCCTGGTCACGCGGGCCACCGAAGAAATGGTACGTCTGGTGCCGTCGTCACTCGCCGAAGCCGCGTTGGCTCTGGGCTATCCACAGTGGCGCACGGCGCTCACGATTGTTCTGCGCACGGCCATGCCCGGCGTGGTCACCTCCATCTTCATCGCGCTCGCACGCGTGGCCGGTGAAACGGCGCCGCTCCTCTTCACCGCATTTGGCAATCCGTTCTGGTCGGTTGATCCTTCCAGACCCATCGCCGCGTTGCCGCTGCAGATCTACGCCTACGCACAGAGTCCGTACGAGGAGTGGCGTGGTCACGCCTGGGCGGGTGCGCTGCTGTTGCTCGTGCTGGTCGCTGGTATCGGTCTTGGCTCACGCGCTGTACTGCGTGCCCGTGCCCGCCTGTTCGCCACGGTGCGCAGCACACGAGCCTCCGATGGCTGA
- a CDS encoding phosphate ABC transporter ATP-binding protein gives MAESSSVPRSPAVQIERLSAGFGPRNVLYGMSLTAEAGRVTALIGPSGCGKSTALRCINRLHERDATAWVRGVVSLVDAPRVSDVYAAGTDVSALRQRIGMVFQYPTPFVTQSIFDNVAAGVRVGQPGIARARLEQAVEEALVRAGLWREVADRLRSSAMALSGGQQQRLCIARALAVHPDVLLLDEPTASLDPIATQRIEELLYDLRGSVTMLLVTHNMQQAARISDTTAVLLDGLIVECAPTRQLFTTPRDSRAEAYVMGRFG, from the coding sequence ATGGCTGAATCGTCCTCGGTGCCGCGTTCACCGGCCGTGCAGATCGAGCGCCTGAGCGCGGGATTTGGTCCGCGCAACGTGCTGTATGGCATGTCACTGACTGCAGAAGCCGGTCGTGTCACGGCGCTCATCGGCCCGTCCGGATGTGGCAAGTCCACGGCACTGCGGTGCATCAACCGGCTGCACGAGCGTGATGCGACGGCCTGGGTGCGTGGGGTGGTGTCACTCGTGGATGCCCCGCGCGTGAGCGACGTGTATGCCGCCGGCACCGATGTGAGCGCACTCCGACAACGCATCGGCATGGTGTTCCAGTACCCCACTCCGTTTGTCACGCAGTCGATTTTCGACAACGTGGCCGCTGGCGTGCGGGTGGGGCAGCCCGGGATCGCCCGCGCCAGACTCGAACAGGCCGTCGAAGAAGCGCTGGTGCGTGCGGGCCTGTGGCGTGAAGTGGCCGATCGGTTGCGCAGCAGTGCGATGGCCCTGTCGGGCGGACAGCAGCAACGTCTGTGCATTGCGCGGGCACTGGCGGTGCACCCGGACGTACTCCTGCTCGATGAACCCACGGCGTCACTCGATCCGATTGCCACACAGCGTATCGAGGAGCTGCTGTATGATCTGCGCGGTAGTGTGACCATGTTGCTGGTCACGCACAACATGCAGCAGGCCGCACGTATCTCCGACACCACGGCGGTCCTGTTGGATGGACTCATTGTGGAGTGTGCGCCGACCCGGCAACTCTTCACGACGCCGCGAGACTCGCGCGCGGAAGCCTACGTGATGGGGCGGTTCGGATGA